The Nitrospirota bacterium genome includes a window with the following:
- a CDS encoding DJ-1/PfpI family protein: MPTPKVLILTGDAAESLEVLYPYQRLKEEGYEVHIAAPSKKKLRFVVHDFEPGYDTYTEKPGYSWDADLAFGDVDPADYAALVIPGGRAPEYIRNNPACIRIIRHFFEQEKPVAHLCHAALALTSAGLLNGRRTAAYPALEPDVKAAGAHFVDSEAVVDGTMVSARAWPDHPSWMREFVRLLKQKAPIGEREAVAAR, encoded by the coding sequence ATGCCAACGCCCAAGGTTCTCATCTTGACGGGTGACGCCGCAGAGTCGCTCGAAGTGCTGTATCCCTACCAGCGATTGAAAGAGGAAGGTTACGAGGTCCACATCGCCGCGCCCAGCAAGAAGAAATTGCGCTTCGTCGTGCATGACTTCGAGCCGGGCTACGACACGTACACGGAGAAACCGGGCTACAGTTGGGACGCCGACCTGGCGTTCGGCGATGTCGACCCGGCCGATTATGCGGCCCTCGTGATTCCCGGCGGGCGGGCACCCGAATACATCCGCAACAACCCGGCCTGCATCCGGATCATCCGGCATTTCTTCGAGCAGGAGAAGCCGGTCGCGCACCTGTGCCACGCCGCGCTCGCGCTGACGTCCGCCGGTCTGCTCAACGGGAGGCGAACCGCCGCCTACCCGGCGCTGGAGCCGGACGTCAAAGCGGCCGGCGCGCACTTCGTCGACTCGGAGGCAGTGGTCGACGGGACGATGGTCTCGGCTCGGGCCTGGCCGGATCATCCGTCGTGGATGCGGGAATTCGTCCGGCTGCTGAAGCAGAAGGCGCCCATAGGCGAGCGCGAAGCGGTCGCGGCCCGGTAG
- a CDS encoding efflux RND transporter periplasmic adaptor subunit — MEGYRLIRSLLFLFMVVTVGVGLAGWKYKSIHETHAAAENQPEPMESVTVAVAREVEHRPIATSIGTVLALRSITLRNELSGTVREVRFTPGQVVEAGTVLVALDVSVEEADLKAQQAQAALAKTVLARRQNLRKDLATAQEEVDRARADLDVALAQIARTKAIIARKTIRAPFRARVGLADVHPGQYLNEGTHLTTLQGVEDAVHVDFAVPQQVAAALREGDRVDVFVPGDSSPIAAKIIALDARVDPTTRNAMARARIEGVANAPAPGASVRVRVPIGPARKAVAVPVSALRKGPGGDQVFMIALEKDGKTRARVRHVESGAMLGDEVVIHAGLSAGERVAASGSFKLRDGALVAVAKDEGDARGQDQVISRR; from the coding sequence ATGGAAGGTTATCGTTTGATCCGATCCTTGCTGTTTCTCTTCATGGTTGTCACGGTCGGTGTGGGACTAGCCGGATGGAAGTACAAGTCCATCCACGAAACCCACGCCGCCGCCGAGAACCAACCCGAGCCGATGGAATCCGTGACGGTCGCGGTCGCGCGGGAAGTTGAGCACCGCCCGATCGCCACCTCGATCGGGACGGTCCTGGCGCTGCGGTCGATCACCCTCCGCAACGAGCTGTCCGGCACCGTCCGCGAGGTCAGATTCACACCCGGGCAAGTCGTCGAAGCGGGAACGGTGCTCGTGGCGCTCGACGTGTCCGTCGAGGAGGCCGACCTGAAGGCCCAGCAGGCGCAGGCCGCCCTCGCGAAGACGGTGCTCGCCCGCAGGCAGAACTTGAGGAAGGACCTCGCCACAGCGCAGGAGGAAGTGGATCGGGCCCGCGCGGACCTGGATGTCGCGCTGGCTCAGATCGCGCGCACCAAGGCGATCATCGCCCGCAAGACGATCCGCGCGCCGTTCCGCGCCCGGGTGGGCCTGGCGGACGTGCATCCCGGCCAGTACCTCAACGAAGGCACTCACCTCACCACGCTGCAAGGCGTCGAGGATGCGGTCCATGTGGATTTCGCGGTTCCGCAGCAGGTGGCCGCCGCCCTGCGGGAAGGCGACCGCGTCGACGTGTTCGTCCCCGGCGACTCTTCCCCGATCGCCGCCAAGATCATCGCGCTGGACGCGCGCGTCGACCCGACGACCCGCAACGCGATGGCTCGCGCGAGAATCGAAGGCGTTGCCAACGCGCCGGCGCCTGGCGCTTCTGTGCGCGTCCGGGTTCCGATCGGCCCTGCGCGCAAAGCCGTCGCAGTCCCGGTGAGCGCGTTGCGAAAGGGTCCGGGCGGCGACCAAGTGTTCATGATCGCGCTGGAGAAGGACGGCAAGACCCGAGCGCGCGTGCGGCACGTCGAGAGCGGCGCGATGCTCGGCGACGAGGTCGTCATCCACGCCGGGTTGTCGGCCGGCGAGCGGGTGGCCGCTTCGGGGTCCTTCAAATTGCGCGACGGCGCGCTCGTTGCGGTCGCCAAAGACGAAGGGGATGCGCGCGGACAGGACCAGGTGATCAGCAGACGCTGA
- a CDS encoding efflux RND transporter permease subunit, whose product MRSFTDVFIKHPVLAVVVNLVIVLAGWRALTTLPVQQYPKIESSSVVIMTVYYGAGAETVRGFLTTPIERAVSAIGGVDYIESTSRAGLSTVTVHLKLNHSSTAALAEVTARLQQVRSELPPEAEPPVIEVQRADRPYASFYLSFTSPERSVPAITDWLVRTLQPQFATLSGVQRVTVEGGRQIAMRVWIDPDRLAAFNLSPGDVQAALRRNNYLAAVGRTKGNLVQVNLLANTDLRSAEEFENLIVADREGAIVRLRDVARVEHGAEEADMVAKYNAAEGVYLGIWPQVGSNEIEVARRLRDEMERIRPTLPKDIDMRLVWDGTMFMRSALTEITKTLGETILIVATVVFLFMGSVRTALVPLVAMPVSLVGAAIFMLAFGFSLNLLTILAIVLSVGLVVDDAIVVVENVERHVRLGRSRTEAALIGARELIGPIIAMTITLATVYAPIGFQGGLTGSLFLEFAITLAAAVVLSGIVAVTLSPVMSSRFVHPQGKEGRLTALVNRGFELVRRAYARLLDAALEMRWAIVTASLLVMVAAWPLYTFSRQELAPVEDQSHISLFFEASPDSTLEATNREHLQVVNALTSFPETDFTWSLTAAWGSFGGLVAKNWTERERSTEDIFGEVYGAVSQVPGLRVFPRLDPPLPTPGQYDVELVLQSDAPVGQMLETTAAVLGAGWQSGKFLYVDTDLKIDLPEARVVLDRERLADLGLDLAGVGRELGTLLGGAYVNRFNFFDRSYKVIPQVGDKDRATVDPLLDLKIKTPGGQLVPVSTFTHIETGVAPRTLNRFQQRNAARVFGGVRPGVTKEEGLRVLEAAAAAGGPHVVLDHAGESRQIRHERSALTVTFGFALVLIYLVLAAQFQSFRDPLIVLLGSVPLAVSGALVFSFLDLTTINIYSQVGLITLVGLIAKNGILIVEFANTQQVRGFSKAAALRQASLTRLRPVLMTSAATVFGHLPLVLVSGPGAAARNSIGTVLVTGMTVGTLFTLFVVPVFYSLIAAERQPSPSYEEIEEEKPVMAGARG is encoded by the coding sequence ATGCGCTCCTTCACCGATGTGTTTATCAAGCACCCCGTGCTGGCGGTGGTCGTCAATCTCGTGATCGTACTCGCGGGATGGCGGGCGCTGACGACTCTGCCGGTGCAGCAGTACCCGAAGATCGAGAGTTCATCGGTGGTGATCATGACGGTCTACTACGGCGCCGGCGCCGAGACCGTTCGCGGCTTTTTGACCACGCCAATCGAGCGCGCCGTCTCGGCGATCGGCGGCGTCGACTATATCGAGTCGACCAGCCGCGCCGGCCTCAGCACCGTGACGGTCCATCTGAAGCTCAACCACAGCAGCACGGCGGCGCTGGCCGAGGTCACGGCGCGGCTCCAGCAGGTTCGTTCGGAGCTGCCTCCGGAAGCCGAGCCTCCCGTGATCGAGGTGCAACGCGCCGATCGGCCGTACGCATCGTTCTATCTCAGCTTCACGTCCCCTGAGCGGAGCGTGCCGGCTATCACCGATTGGCTCGTGCGCACGCTGCAACCGCAATTCGCGACACTGTCCGGCGTCCAGCGGGTGACCGTCGAGGGAGGCCGCCAGATCGCCATGCGCGTCTGGATCGATCCCGACCGCCTCGCCGCATTCAATCTCTCGCCCGGCGACGTACAGGCGGCCCTGCGGCGCAACAACTACCTGGCCGCCGTCGGCCGGACGAAGGGCAACCTCGTGCAGGTCAACCTGCTCGCGAACACCGACCTGCGTTCCGCCGAGGAGTTCGAGAATCTGATCGTCGCGGACCGCGAAGGCGCGATCGTGCGTCTGAGGGACGTGGCGCGCGTCGAGCACGGGGCGGAAGAGGCCGACATGGTGGCGAAGTACAACGCCGCGGAGGGCGTCTACCTCGGAATCTGGCCGCAGGTCGGCTCGAATGAGATCGAGGTCGCCCGCCGGCTGCGCGACGAGATGGAACGCATCCGGCCGACGCTGCCGAAGGACATCGACATGCGGCTCGTCTGGGACGGCACGATGTTCATGCGGAGCGCGCTGACGGAGATCACCAAGACGCTCGGCGAGACCATCCTCATCGTGGCGACCGTCGTATTCCTGTTCATGGGGTCCGTGCGCACCGCGCTGGTGCCGCTCGTCGCCATGCCGGTCTCGCTGGTCGGGGCGGCGATCTTCATGCTCGCCTTCGGCTTCAGCCTGAACCTCCTGACGATCCTGGCGATCGTGCTGTCGGTGGGCCTGGTCGTCGACGACGCGATCGTCGTCGTCGAGAACGTCGAGCGGCACGTGCGTCTGGGCAGATCGCGGACCGAGGCGGCGCTGATCGGCGCGCGCGAGCTGATCGGCCCGATCATCGCCATGACGATCACTTTGGCCACGGTCTACGCGCCGATCGGCTTCCAGGGGGGCTTGACCGGTTCGCTCTTTCTGGAGTTCGCAATCACGCTCGCCGCGGCGGTGGTCCTGTCGGGCATCGTGGCGGTCACACTCTCGCCGGTCATGAGCTCGCGCTTCGTGCACCCGCAGGGCAAGGAAGGCCGGTTGACCGCGCTGGTCAACCGCGGCTTTGAGCTGGTGCGCCGCGCGTACGCGAGGCTGCTCGACGCCGCGCTGGAGATGCGCTGGGCGATCGTGACGGCTTCGCTGCTCGTCATGGTCGCGGCGTGGCCGCTGTACACGTTCTCGCGACAGGAACTCGCGCCGGTCGAGGACCAGAGCCACATCAGCCTGTTTTTCGAAGCTTCGCCCGACTCTACGCTCGAAGCGACCAACCGCGAGCACCTGCAGGTCGTGAACGCCCTCACCTCGTTTCCCGAAACCGATTTCACGTGGTCGCTGACGGCGGCATGGGGCAGCTTCGGCGGCCTGGTCGCGAAGAACTGGACGGAGCGTGAGCGCTCGACGGAGGACATATTCGGCGAGGTATACGGCGCGGTGTCGCAGGTGCCAGGCCTTCGCGTCTTCCCGCGCCTTGACCCTCCTCTACCGACTCCAGGGCAATACGACGTCGAGCTGGTACTGCAGAGCGACGCACCGGTCGGGCAGATGCTCGAGACAACCGCCGCGGTGCTGGGCGCCGGATGGCAAAGCGGCAAGTTCCTATACGTAGACACCGATCTCAAGATCGACCTGCCGGAGGCGCGCGTGGTCCTCGACCGTGAGCGTCTGGCCGACCTCGGGCTCGACCTGGCCGGCGTCGGCCGAGAGCTTGGGACGCTGCTCGGCGGCGCGTATGTGAACCGTTTCAACTTTTTCGACCGCAGTTACAAGGTCATCCCCCAGGTCGGCGACAAAGACCGCGCCACCGTCGATCCGTTACTCGACCTCAAGATCAAGACGCCGGGGGGCCAACTCGTACCGGTGTCGACGTTCACGCACATCGAGACAGGCGTCGCGCCTCGCACCTTGAACCGCTTCCAGCAGCGCAACGCCGCACGGGTCTTCGGCGGGGTCAGACCGGGCGTCACCAAGGAGGAGGGGCTTCGCGTGCTCGAAGCCGCCGCGGCGGCGGGCGGTCCTCACGTCGTCCTCGACCATGCGGGCGAATCGCGGCAAATCCGCCACGAGAGATCCGCGCTGACCGTCACGTTTGGATTCGCGCTCGTGCTCATCTATTTGGTGCTCGCGGCGCAGTTTCAGAGCTTCCGCGACCCGCTGATCGTCCTGCTCGGCTCGGTGCCGCTGGCGGTCTCGGGCGCGCTGGTGTTCAGTTTCCTGGACCTGACCACGATCAACATCTACTCTCAGGTCGGGCTGATTACGCTGGTGGGGCTGATCGCGAAAAACGGCATCCTGATCGTGGAGTTCGCGAATACGCAGCAAGTTCGCGGTTTTTCGAAGGCGGCCGCGCTGCGCCAGGCGTCGCTCACGCGGCTGCGACCGGTGCTGATGACCTCGGCGGCCACTGTTTTCGGGCACCTCCCGTTGGTGCTGGTCTCCGGGCCGGGAGCCGCGGCCCGCAACAGCATCGGGACCGTACTCGTCACCGGCATGACGGTCGGGACGCTGTTCACCTTGTTCGTGGTGCCCGTGTTCTACTCGCTGATCGCGGCGGAGCGTCAGCCGAGCCCGTCATACGAGGAAATCGAGGAAGAGAAGCCGGTGATGGCAGGAGCAAGGGGATGA
- a CDS encoding MBL fold metallo-hydrolase: MQNSARVAEIAPDHYVISVYVPEFNLRFNHFLIKDEEPLLFHTGMKQMFPLVRDAVARIIDPSTLRWISFSHFEADECGALNEWLALAPRAEPVCGLVGALVSVNDFAVRQAHVLAHDEILKTGKYRFRLRQTPHVPHNWEASLLFEEVTRTLLCSDLFTHEGEVEAITESDIVDRAKRALIEGQQGPFANAYPYTPLTEPILLGLADLRPNQLAVMHGSAFAGDGERALRNLATAMREVLGPGVERT; this comes from the coding sequence ATGCAGAACAGCGCCAGGGTGGCGGAGATTGCCCCCGACCATTATGTCATCTCGGTCTATGTCCCGGAATTCAACCTCCGATTTAACCATTTCCTGATCAAGGACGAGGAGCCGCTGTTGTTTCACACCGGCATGAAACAGATGTTCCCGCTTGTCCGCGATGCGGTCGCGCGCATCATTGATCCTTCCACATTGCGCTGGATCTCGTTCAGCCATTTTGAAGCCGACGAATGTGGGGCGCTGAATGAATGGTTGGCGTTGGCGCCACGGGCAGAGCCGGTGTGCGGTCTGGTCGGGGCGCTCGTCAGCGTGAATGATTTCGCCGTCCGTCAGGCGCACGTGCTCGCGCATGACGAGATTCTCAAGACCGGCAAGTATCGCTTCCGGCTTCGTCAGACCCCGCATGTCCCGCATAACTGGGAAGCAAGCCTCTTGTTCGAGGAGGTGACGCGTACGTTGCTGTGCTCGGATCTGTTCACCCATGAAGGAGAGGTGGAGGCGATCACCGAGTCGGACATAGTTGATCGCGCGAAGCGCGCGTTGATCGAGGGGCAGCAAGGACCGTTCGCGAACGCATATCCCTACACACCGTTGACTGAACCGATCCTGCTCGGGTTGGCGGATCTCCGGCCGAACCAGTTGGCGGTCATGCATGGATCGGCGTTCGCTGGGGATGGCGAACGGGCGCTGCGAAACTTGGCAACCGCCATGCGAGAGGTTCTGGGGCCGGGCGTGGAGAGAACGTAA
- a CDS encoding dihydrofolate reductase family protein: protein MNKTILYIAVSLDGFVAGKNDDISWLFRYNDVDYGYDDFFSGIGAIIQGRLTYDIEVQHGWEFAHNVPIFVLSHHVPERKPQREDVVFTADDIAEVLKNAKQLTSKDVWIEGGANVAQQFLERGLVDEIVLSVVPVILGDGIRLFGKTHERIELSLRRVRQFDKGLVQLIYARG from the coding sequence GTGAATAAAACCATTTTGTACATCGCTGTGTCGCTCGATGGTTTCGTGGCAGGAAAGAATGACGATATTTCCTGGCTCTTCCGATACAACGACGTCGACTACGGATACGATGATTTCTTCTCCGGCATCGGCGCAATCATTCAAGGCAGGCTGACCTATGATATCGAAGTCCAACACGGGTGGGAGTTCGCACACAACGTTCCTATTTTTGTTCTCTCTCATCATGTGCCGGAGCGTAAGCCGCAACGCGAAGACGTGGTCTTTACCGCCGATGATATTGCAGAGGTTCTGAAGAACGCGAAACAACTGACAAGCAAAGATGTGTGGATTGAAGGTGGGGCCAACGTGGCGCAGCAGTTCCTCGAGAGAGGGCTTGTCGATGAAATCGTACTCTCGGTAGTTCCGGTGATCCTCGGAGACGGAATCCGGTTGTTTGGGAAAACTCATGAGCGCATTGAGCTCTCGCTGCGCCGGGTGAGGCAATTCGATAAGGGGTTGGTTCAGCTCATATATGCCCGAGGATGA
- a CDS encoding VOC family protein: MAITLNHTIVPARDKVAAAKFFARIFGLPFDESAVGYFAPVQVNETLTLDFDDDVDRFDVHHCAFKVSEEEFDAIFGRIQAEGIPYGSEPRALENMDINHRGGGRGVYFRDPNGHILELLTVG, translated from the coding sequence ATGGCGATCACTCTGAACCATACGATCGTGCCGGCGCGAGACAAGGTCGCGGCGGCGAAGTTTTTCGCGAGGATTTTCGGATTGCCGTTCGACGAGAGCGCAGTCGGGTATTTTGCGCCCGTGCAAGTCAACGAGACGCTGACGCTCGATTTCGACGACGACGTCGACCGGTTCGACGTCCATCATTGCGCGTTCAAGGTCAGTGAAGAGGAGTTCGACGCGATCTTCGGCCGTATCCAGGCCGAAGGCATTCCCTACGGCAGCGAGCCGCGCGCCTTGGAGAATATGGACATCAACCATCGCGGCGGCGGACGCGGGGTGTACTTTCGCGACCCGAACGGGCATATCCTCGAACTGCTGACCGTGGGATAA
- a CDS encoding Spy/CpxP family protein refolding chaperone, with product MKTLMLAIVMVGVMSSYASAQPQEIEFTPGPRMIRAIEQLAGSYAHLGQHLGLTAQQKEAMAGLVQRIKTEMWMKEAVLVGMFQELEEKRRYGLLQDSEYRVANALTGGIETDELNLFIETLAALRGVLTADQQAKLRAASHPTMGFRLSQGFNTKIGLMSLEGIGRVYNGYRDELRLTEAQAQAVHSLLESARREVLRLGTEIDLSRVEADELVMRPDVDPEVIRAKMQKTGETEGVLFNKLFAVSDQINAQLTEEQRKKLAELKQTSQRQAAGREPTGHAGTGYRERQGFLGFDYFLDQIGRLGLTPEQVAALVAVKNETRKTVLIEQAKLKGAELKLMNLLRDQDSRTPVSEEKIATAVHGLEEVRSRITHVKALGYLNARQILTREQQQRVHPPQTLEDGR from the coding sequence ATGAAAACACTCATGTTGGCGATCGTGATGGTCGGCGTCATGTCGAGCTACGCGTCGGCCCAGCCACAGGAGATAGAGTTTACGCCGGGTCCGCGGATGATCCGCGCCATCGAGCAACTGGCCGGATCCTATGCGCACCTCGGCCAACATCTCGGGTTGACGGCGCAGCAGAAGGAGGCGATGGCCGGGCTCGTTCAGCGGATAAAGACCGAGATGTGGATGAAGGAGGCGGTGCTGGTCGGCATGTTCCAGGAGTTGGAGGAGAAGCGCCGCTACGGGTTGTTGCAGGACAGTGAGTACCGCGTTGCTAATGCGCTGACCGGAGGCATCGAGACCGATGAGCTCAATCTCTTCATCGAGACGCTCGCCGCCCTGCGCGGCGTGCTGACGGCCGATCAACAGGCCAAGCTTCGCGCGGCGTCGCATCCGACGATGGGGTTCCGTCTCTCGCAGGGATTCAACACGAAAATCGGCTTGATGTCCTTGGAAGGGATCGGACGGGTCTACAACGGCTACCGCGACGAGCTGCGCCTGACCGAGGCTCAGGCGCAAGCCGTTCACTCCCTGCTCGAAAGCGCCCGGCGCGAGGTGCTGCGATTAGGCACGGAGATCGATCTCAGCCGCGTGGAAGCCGATGAGCTGGTGATGCGGCCGGACGTGGATCCCGAGGTGATTCGCGCCAAAATGCAGAAGACCGGCGAGACGGAAGGCGTGCTCTTCAACAAGCTCTTCGCGGTCTCGGACCAGATCAACGCGCAGTTGACGGAGGAGCAGCGGAAAAAGCTGGCCGAACTCAAACAGACCTCCCAACGCCAGGCCGCAGGCAGGGAGCCGACGGGTCATGCGGGGACCGGTTATAGAGAGCGCCAGGGCTTCCTCGGCTTCGATTACTTTCTCGATCAAATCGGGCGCCTGGGGCTTACGCCGGAACAGGTCGCAGCGTTAGTGGCTGTGAAAAACGAGACGAGAAAAACGGTCTTGATCGAGCAGGCGAAGCTCAAGGGGGCCGAACTGAAACTCATGAACCTTCTTCGTGATCAGGATTCGCGGACACCGGTGTCCGAAGAGAAGATCGCGACCGCCGTTCATGGCCTTGAAGAAGTGCGGAGCAGGATCACCCACGTGAAGGCGCTCGGCTATCTCAACGCGCGACAGATCCTCACCCGAGAGCAGCAACAACGCGTGCATCCTCCGCAGACGCTTGAGGACGGCAGGTAG
- a CDS encoding DUF4258 domain-containing protein produces the protein MNRLVFRVHAIKRMFQRHISEIDVKDALENGETIETYQNDKPYPSKLVLGWCGKRPLHVVVAENSENQETITVYEPDPQEWEDGLRRRRR, from the coding sequence TTGAATAGACTCGTCTTCCGTGTTCACGCGATTAAGCGCATGTTTCAGCGACACATTTCCGAGATCGATGTGAAGGATGCGCTGGAAAACGGTGAAACAATTGAGACATATCAGAATGACAAACCGTATCCCAGCAAACTCGTGTTGGGATGGTGTGGCAAACGCCCTTTGCATGTCGTGGTCGCAGAGAATAGCGAGAATCAGGAAACCATTACAGTGTACGAGCCTGATCCTCAGGAATGGGAGGACGGTTTGAGAAGGAGGCGACGATGA
- a CDS encoding type II toxin-antitoxin system MqsA family antitoxin encodes MKCVICKNGTTRAGKATVTLEREETTLVIKGVPAEVCENCGEEYVDDKTTARLLRTAEEAARAGVQVDVRLFEAA; translated from the coding sequence ATGAAATGCGTCATCTGCAAGAATGGAACAACCCGGGCGGGGAAAGCGACAGTCACGCTGGAAAGAGAGGAGACAACCCTCGTCATCAAAGGCGTTCCTGCCGAGGTGTGCGAGAACTGCGGCGAAGAATACGTGGACGACAAAACCACCGCCCGTTTACTGAGAACAGCCGAGGAAGCTGCAAGGGCCGGAGTTCAGGTGGATGTGCGCTTGTTTGAGGCAGCATAA
- a CDS encoding BrnA antitoxin family protein: protein MPDSQIDCFDIPEATDAKLRRMRRVGRPSSGIAKQLIAIRLSPRLLHQLRKMAGQPGKPYQTLLHELLERAAFRAA from the coding sequence ATGCCCGACTCGCAGATTGATTGTTTCGATATCCCGGAAGCGACGGATGCAAAATTGAGACGCATGCGCCGCGTTGGCAGGCCATCCAGTGGAATAGCGAAACAGCTCATCGCCATTCGTCTGTCACCACGTCTCTTGCATCAGTTGCGGAAGATGGCCGGCCAGCCAGGGAAACCGTATCAGACGCTCCTTCACGAACTGCTGGAGCGAGCCGCTTTTCGAGCTGCGTGA
- a CDS encoding DoxX family protein, which produces MPPFMHAYAQHTYALMRIVAKFLFLWHGTQKLFSMPMPPPPQLPSFVIAIAGPIELVGGTLVMIGLFAGWAAFLCSGLMAFAYWMAHGTQALLPIQNMGELAALYCFVFLCISAHGSGIWSVDAARKTG; this is translated from the coding sequence ATGCCGCCGTTCATGCATGCCTATGCCCAGCATACCTATGCGCTGATGCGCATCGTCGCCAAGTTTCTGTTTCTCTGGCATGGGACGCAGAAGTTGTTCAGCATGCCCATGCCTCCTCCACCCCAACTGCCGTCCTTTGTGATTGCCATTGCCGGGCCGATCGAACTGGTGGGCGGCACGTTGGTGATGATCGGACTGTTCGCCGGATGGGCGGCGTTCCTCTGCAGCGGGCTGATGGCGTTCGCCTACTGGATGGCGCACGGCACGCAGGCGCTCTTGCCGATCCAAAACATGGGAGAGCTGGCCGCCCTGTATTGTTTTGTCTTCTTGTGCATCTCCGCCCACGGGTCCGGGATCTGGAGCGTGGACGCGGCGCGCAAAACCGGTTAA
- a CDS encoding DUF2269 family protein: MTYSLLRFVHLVGVMLMGAGLIGVWLSDLRSRKVRDLALFAEAVRNIAVFYDGVVVHGAVIRFMSGVWMTALHAPPPPHEQSAGPGRRDAGAHPRQASTDPDLHALPSPDYSQTLLLPGPIATAMRNGRPDYAVGHPLHSRSNGSPACSPLSRSTY, from the coding sequence ATGACCTATTCGTTGCTCCGCTTCGTCCATCTGGTCGGCGTGATGCTCATGGGAGCGGGCCTGATCGGCGTGTGGCTGTCGGATCTGCGCTCGCGCAAAGTACGCGATCTTGCCCTCTTCGCCGAAGCCGTTCGCAACATCGCGGTGTTCTATGACGGAGTCGTCGTCCACGGCGCCGTCATCCGCTTCATGTCAGGCGTGTGGATGACCGCACTTCATGCGCCTCCGCCGCCGCACGAACAAAGCGCTGGCCCAGGGCGCCGCGACGCCGGAGCTCACCCGCGCCAGGCAAGCACAGATCCCGACCTTCACGCACTTCCTAGCCCGGATTATTCACAAACACTTCTACTGCCTGGGCCCATTGCAACAGCGATGCGCAATGGGCGCCCCGATTACGCTGTTGGGCACCCATTGCATTCCCGGAGCAATGGGTCCCCGGCGTGCTCGCCACTTAGTCGGTCAACGTACTGA